A DNA window from Deltaproteobacteria bacterium contains the following coding sequences:
- the cas2 gene encoding CRISPR-associated endonuclease Cas2 — MGEEKHWHLICYDIRDPKRWAKAYKILKGCGDHLQLSIFRAHLSKTRLASLRHRLSKILEGEDSLLIVRLCPSCAQRIIDSTGTEKWVGPDVKYEIY, encoded by the coding sequence ATGGGCGAAGAAAAACATTGGCACCTGATCTGTTATGATATCCGCGACCCCAAACGTTGGGCCAAGGCCTACAAAATCCTTAAGGGCTGTGGAGATCACCTGCAACTATCCATTTTTCGAGCCCATCTGAGCAAAACGAGACTGGCTTCCCTGCGCCATAGATTGAGTAAAATTCTCGAAGGGGAAGATAGTTTACTGATTGTGCGCCTCTGCCCGAGTTGCGCCCAAAGGATAATTGATAGCACCGGAACCGAGAAATGGGTAGGACCGGATGTCAAATATGAAATATACTGA